The segment AGCTGAGATAACTAAATCGGGATCTTCAGTTTTTCTGGACTAAAATACATGCAAAACCATAACAGTCCCAAACCCGGACAGAACAGGAAGGTTTTGCCTTAGGTCGACAGTTAATGTCGTTAAAAATAGTCAAACTACGATTCATATAGCTTACCCCAACTGAATTTGCACAGTGGAGCTAAGTTGTGTTATAACACCAAATAACCAAAAGTGATTTTGATTAGGCACCGATTAATCAGTGTCCTTCGTGAAACAGACACAGTAATTCAGCATTTATTCTCAACTCCTAATTCTAGAATGCCATATGGAATGCAAATCGTAAGGCTAAACAAAGCAATTGAAACACAATTTTGCCCAGACGTCAGTACATTCAGATTCAtcataagaaaaacataatcTATCTTCTAATGGCAAAGAGAAACAAGACTAGATTTTTTTTGAAGGGTACAGAAAATGAAATCAAATGAGTTTGAAAGGAAGAGGCCAAGGTGTAGACCTGGGGACCTCAACTTTATCCTTGATGCGTTcaattttcttctcctttttagGTCTTGAATTTCCATACGAATCTTTGAATCTCTTCCCTTTCTTCGTCCTCTTGTCCCCTCGTCCGCAAAGGATCGGACCTCCCATCGCCGCCGACGGAGCAGCTGAAGATGAATATGCCATTCGTTGCTCCATAACAGTCATCAGTCTCCTCGCTACTGTGCTGCACCACTGTGTCATCGCCATCTCCGATTTTACCCTGTTTCCCTGTACCTTAAACCCTAGCCCTGAACTGGAAATTCCCacaccaaaataaaatgaagaaagaaaagggGAAGATAGAAACTctgattaaattttttctttttgatttctttttctaCCATTAAGTACGAATTTAACAggttttcgttttttttttataattttgaaaaaatattagatgattttttaattattacaaatttaatcatataaatTCAGCAATATGCTTAGAAATAAATCGATTTTCTGCTACTGGATTGccaaataatgtttttttaaaaaaaattattttcgatatttattacttaaataTTCTCGTACGAGGCATTATCTAATTTACTAACAATATATGTTCACTCACTAATCAACTATAcgaaatttattttagaaaataattgttgagatatatttttttggaaaaatgatTTTTCGATATACCAAAAGTCAATGTTGCTAGTTAATTTAACTATAGTGTcatctttattttatcttattttttcctttttaatatatttaaaggaGATGTCACTAAATGATCATTTTATACATTACACATCTTGAATTTAAAATCCCAAGCTTGTGAGAAAGTTTCTTCAATCTTCTTAAATTTTGGATCGAGTTGGCCAACCATTCTGGATGTGCTCCTCAATTAATTAGGGAGTACATCATTCCATCATTTGCAATGaaaatcaaattgtataaaatatagtCAACAAGTTGCACATAATTAAGATATTTGACTGACAAAAGAAAAGGTTAATACGCAATTAACCCCTCAAGGAGTATTTTTTCCCAGAGAAAGCCTGAAACTTGGGCTCTTCTTTCTTTTGAGGTTCCTCTTTCACAGGTTCCTGCATATGAACAAGAGCATTAACAGGCTGAGACTAGCAAGCTTCTGACAAGTAAAGATTTTTTAAAGGACTTATTTATTAGcatatagagagagagataaaACCTTCTGTTTTTCAGGAGCGCGGTTTGCATTTGAACCAAATACAAGCTTCCCTTGTGACTGACGACTAGAGCTTTGGGAGCTTGGAGCAGCAGCAGATTTCTTACCGCCATTAGTAGCGTTGACTTGCTTATCTGAGGACCcagaagaggaagaagatggTGGAAGCTGCTGTTTTAAGGGTTTACCATCCAAACGCCTCGCTCCACCAGT is part of the Solanum lycopersicum chromosome 1, SLM_r2.1 genome and harbors:
- the LOC101250551 gene encoding small ribosomal subunit protein bTHXm gives rise to the protein MAMTQWCSTVARRLMTVMEQRMAYSSSAAPSAAMGGPILCGRGDKRTKKGKRFKDSYGNSRPKKEKKIERIKDKVEVPRSTPWPLPFKLI